Proteins encoded within one genomic window of Komagataella phaffii GS115 chromosome 3, complete sequence:
- a CDS encoding RNA helicase in the DEAD-box family, necessary for prespliceosome formation — MELSLEEKKRKRLEKLALWKKKKEKEEQEKNVKNSQIEEPPIKKVKGFAIKKHNQPARQIKRNAKGLRLFTDQGEESELKKKTPLLVNGIQNSKKGSNHDKEPETDLDSLLDELKSNPHKLVTKNQKTQNVIIEETQEDDASFYDSQDDAQALLETLKNKNKKVIKFIEPSTEPFEKQFYTEPESISSLPETDVQAIRAIHNIKIRGKHIQRPITEWCQLALPQQFMSVIEDLKYEAPTPIQSEALPNLMSGKDLIGIAKTGSGKTLAFLLPMFRQIISQPDPESGEGPIGVILTPTRELALQIFKECKPFMKSLNLKGICVYGGASISQQISDIKKRVHFAVCTPGRLIDLLTANSGRVTNLSRTSYLVLDEADRMFDMGFEPQVMKIIPNTRPDRQTLVFSATFPPKMEALAKKVLNNPLEVIVGEKSVVADTITQKVFVIDPQERFSKLLELLGTFKSKDPTGKVLVFVERQDSADVLLTNLLKRGYNAQSLHGGKEQMDRDFIIQDFKTGNSDILVATSVAARGLDVKRLNLVINYDSPNHMEDYVHRVGRTGRAGSTGEAVTFLTAKDYRAAYDVSRALKVSKQLVPDNVQAVANVFIEQLKTGSAKRGSGYGGKGLEKLQEERELKRQLEKTTYGDEVATADPKKENTHGATATPPPLDQPVEEFKVVFGSEPSGNGTTQFHATIEINDLPQQVRWTMTNRVNISDIIEASNASITSKGRFYPTGKAPSEGEDPKLYLLIEADSEASVNKAVSLFKGKMIEALLQETKDKSKGRYTIT; from the coding sequence ATGGaactttctttggaagaaaagaaaagaaagaggttagagaagttggctctttggaagaagaaaaaggagaaggaagagCAGGAAAAGAATGTAAAAAATTCCCAAATTGAGGAACCTCCTATAAAGAAAGTGAAGGGGTTTGCTATTAAAAAGCACAATCAACCAGCGAGACAAATTAAGAGAAACGCAAAAGGTTTGAGGCTTTTTACTGATCAGGGTGAAGAGAGTGaactaaagaaaaagacCCCTTTGCTTGTCAATGGAATTCAGAATTCTAAAAAAGGCTCCAACCATGACAAAGAACCGGAGACTGATCTGGATTCTCTCTTAGATGAGCTGAAATCTAATCCACATAAACTTGTCAccaaaaatcaaaagacGCAGAACGTCATCATAGAAGAGACACAAGAAGATGACGCATCGTTCTATGATTCCCAAGATGATGCTCAAGCATTACTGGAAACGttgaagaacaagaatAAGAAAGTTATCAAATTCATTGAACCAAGTACTGAACCTTTTGAGAAACAGTTTTACACGGAGCCTGAAAGTATTTCCTCTTTACCAGAGACGGATGTTCAAGCAATAAGAGCAATTCATAATATAAAAATAAGAGGCAAGCATATTCAACGCCCAATTACTGAATGGTGCCAGCTGGCTCTACCACAACAGTTCATGTCAGTAATTGAAGATTTAAAATATGAGGCTCCTACGCCAATACAATCGGAAGCATTACCGAACTTAATGTCCGGAAAAGATCTGATTGGAATTGCCAAAACAGGATCTGGAAAGACTCTGGCTTTCCTACTTCCAATGTTTCGTCAGATCATCTCTCAGCCAGATCCAGAATCTGGGGAAGGTCCTATTGGAGTTATTCTAACACCAACTAGGGAACTTGCCCTTcaaatattcaaagaatgTAAACCGTTCatgaaatctttgaacttgaaggGTATATGTGTGTACGGAGGTGCATCCATTAGTCAACAGATATCTGACATAAAAAAACGGGTTCATTTTGCGGTATGTACGCCTGGAAGATTGATAGATCTCCTTACTGCTAATAGTGGGAGAGTCACTAACCTTAGTCGTACGTCGTATCTGGTCTTGGACGAAGCTGATAGAATGTTTGACATGGGATTTGAACCTCAAGTTATGAAAATCATTCCTAATACGAGACCTGACAGGCAGACGTTGGTATTCTCTGCAACTTTTCCACCTAAGATGGAGGCGTTAGCAAAAAAAGTACTGAATAATCCCCTCGAGGTTATTGTTGGAGAGAAATCTGTGGTAGCTGACACTATCACTCAAAAAGTTTTCGTGATTGATCCACAAGAACGGTTTAGCAAATTGTTAGAATTGCTCGGAACATTCAAGAGTAAAGATCCCACTGGTAAAGTATTAGTTTTTGTAGAGAGGCAAGATTCTGCGGATGTCTTACTGACTAACTTACTGAAAAGAGGCTACAACGCCCAGTCCTTACATGGAGGAAAAGAACAAATGGATAGAGATTTTATTATTCAGGATTTCAAAACAGGAAATTCTGATATACTGGTAGCCACATCAGTGGCTGCTAGAGGCTTGGATGTGAAGAGATTGAATCTTGTAATAAACTATGATAGTCCAAATCACATGGAAGATTATGTTCATAGAGTCGGTAGAACTGGTCGAGCCGGAAGTACAGGTGAGGCGGTGACCTTTTTAACCGCAAAAGACTATAGAGCTGCCTATGATGTTTCTAGAGCTCTTAAAGTCAGTAAACAGTTAGTCCCAGACAATGTTCAGGCTGTAGCCAACGTTTTTATTGAACAATTAAAGACAGGCTCAGCTAAAAGAGGGTCTGGATACGGTGGGAAAGGTCTTGAGAAGctacaagaagaaagggAGCTAAAAAGACAACTAGAAAAGACTACATATGGAGATGAAGTGGCAACTGCAGACCccaaaaaggaaaacaCACATGGTGCAACTGCAACTCCACCTCCTTTGGATCAACCCGTGGAGGAATTCAAGGTAGTATTTGGTAGCGAGCCATCAGGTAATGGTACTACTCAATTTCATGCTACGATTGAAATCAACGACTTACCCCAACAGGTTCGCTGGACCATGACCAACAGAGTGAACATATCCGATATCATTGAAGCTTCTAACGCCTCAATCACATCTAAAGGTAGATTCTACCCTACAGGTAAGGCACCTTCAGAGGGTGAGGATCCGAAACTTTACCTTCTTATTGAAGCTGATTCTGAGGCATCTGTAAATAAAGCCGTGtctcttttcaaaggaaaaatgATAGAAGCTCTCTTACAGGAAACTAAAGATAAATCAAAGGGAAGATACACTATTACATAG
- a CDS encoding Subunit of the SF3a splicing factor complex, required for spliceosome assembly, whose protein sequence is MPSLLESQRLSLEELDRIELEIAERIRRNPDIYKAYFSHNLLGGVKRPLKQTLLQQHEIKHFLDQYSKKSQQINQEVIKDGEKLFQEIQEIKLDLSGSFKLFGQKIEQLKNNHKMHPNQPLDELSQLYSMFSSQFENERYPKKRKIVSAFCSDLRLDSIFSLEENYGQFLDLSKFYTQWQNLPGNKEADINLHGYISNFSNFKKSFSSVNKNSTEYQVYLTSLYAYLCDFWIKIQPLNEPEKNILAINAKGVELQNKSDESIQLNQDGSVFCKSCQKSFAKETVYKGHLTGKKHLKNLKGNGKAPETTNQVPILEFKIREISVLLEKQIQETIKNVERRSHLSERERLMDIEARQQESEDEYDFEGSDEISHGNSDEEGVETLDNGLKVAMGPDGKPIPYWLWKLNGLSLEFNCELCGNVKYHGRKEFESHFQETRHGHGLRCLGIKPQFFSWFKDISGISEATELWQNIQKEHGIVKDSDESNIETEDNEGNVMSVKVYNELKKQGLL, encoded by the coding sequence ATGCCTAGCCTTCTAGAGTCACAAAGATTGTCTTTGGAGGAACTTGATCGGATTGAATTGGAAATAGCCGAGAGAATAAGACGGAATCCAGATATATATAAGGCTTACTTCTCTCATAATTTGTTAGGAGGGGTTAAGAGACCACTGAAACAAACTTTACTCCAGCAGCATGAAATCAAACATTTCCTAGATCAATATAGTAAGAAAAGCCAACAAATAAACCAAGAGGTAATTAAAGATGGAGAAAAGTTATTCCAAGAGATTCAGGAGATAAAACTGGATCTTTCTGGTAGTTTTAAGCTCTTTGGCCAGAAAATTGAAcagttgaaaaataatCATAAAATGCATCCAAACCAGCCACTGGATGAACTCTCACAGCTATATTCAATGTTTAGCAGTCAATTTGAGAATGAAAGATATCCCAAAAAGCGAAAAATCGTATCTGCATTTTGCTCTGATCTGAGGCTTGACAGtatcttttctttggaagaaaactATGGCCAGTTCCTAGacctttcaaagttttacACTCAGTGGCAAAATCTTCCGGGAAATAAAGAGGCCGACATCAATCTTCATGGCTatatttcaaatttcagtaacttcaagaaatctttttcttctgttaaTAAGAACTCTACGGAATACCAAGTATATTTGACAAGTCTCTACGCATATTTGTGTGATTTTTGGATCAAGATTCAACCACTCAATGAGCCTGAAAAAAACATATTGGCCATAAATGCAAAGGGTGTTGAGTTACAGAACAAGAGCGATGAGTCTATTCAGTTGAACCAAGACGGATCAGTGTTCTGTAAATCATGTCAGAAGTCATTTGCAAAAGAAACGGTATACAAGGGACATTTAACAGGTAAAAAACATCTTAAGAACCTGAAAGGAAATGGAAAAGCACCAGAGACAACAAATCAAGTTCCAATCCTTGAATTCAAAATACGGGAAATCAGTGTccttttggagaaacaaATCCAGGAGACTATCAAAAACGTAGAACGAAGGTCTCATCTTTCCGAAAGAGAAAGACTAATGGATATCGAAGCTCGCCAACAAGAGTCGGAAGATGAGTATGATTTCGAAGGAAGCGACGAGATATCGCACGGCAActcagatgaagaaggtgTCGAAACTTTGGATAATGGCTTAAAGGTAGCAATGGGCCCTGACGGAAAACCGATTCCCTACTGGTTATGGAAACTAAACGGTCTTTCACTGGAATTTAATTGTGAATTATGTGGAAATGTTAAGTATCATGGTAGGAAAGAATTCGAATCTCATTTTCAAGAGACTAGACATGGCCATGGATTAAGGTGTCTAGGCATCAAACCtcagtttttttcttggttcAAGGATATTTCTGGTATCAGTGAAGCAACAGAACTATGGCAGAACATTCAAAAGGAGCATGGGATCGTTAAGGATTCGGATGAAAGCAACATAGAAACTGAAGATAATGAAGGTAACGTCATGTCAGTGAAAGTCTATAACGAGTTGAAGAAGCAGGGTTTATTATAA
- a CDS encoding Putative ion transporter, similar to mammalian electroneutral Na(+)-(K+)-C1-cotransporter family has protein sequence MSPERTPLLPLTKPKPHQETASVSSKAEDHKLTTFGGVFIPTTLNVLSILMFLRFGFILGQMGILGCLLLLVMSYTIDLLTTVSISAIATNGTVRGGGAYYMISRSLGVEFGGAIGFIFFIGQVLNSSLNVAGFIEPLMVNFNTESGLLGSFLPPGKWFEFAYCSLFLLICTCVALIGSSSVSKAGTFLCFALLIATISVPVSTLFVQPFEVPSMNSFYSGPSLTTAKANMFPHFTKGAAGSQIKGRETFNDLFGIFFPATAGIFAGASMSGDLKRPSYSIPRGTLWGLAITFVCYASVIIAMGVSIPRDLLHKDIQVIQTVSMSKPLIILGELSTSLFSVIVGIVGAAKVLQAIARDKIFPGISLFAKGHKKTDDPTIGILFTWVLTQLFLFADINRIATFITMAFLMTFIVTNIACLLLKIGSAPNFRPSFKYFNTATAFFGAVACFLAMFIVDGLSACLILIFLLFLILFIHYTSPPKQWGDVSQSLIYHQVRKYLLRLRQDNVKYWRPQVLLLIDNPRTSWNLIQFCNSLKKGGLYILGHVIITETFQDRYRELKRQKLKWTQFRDFASLKAFVQIGIGPNLAWGVRNVFLGSGLGGMKPNITVLGFFDLSTYAQQHPDALRTSSKSYERNNYEYNHQLPDHIQSLPTDSCKAEQRVNITEWVRIIEDLIILESNVAVAKGFPRLEIPEKNSPEKSSQEKTFIDLYPIQMSAQVTNKQTSKSALTTNFDTYTLILQLGAILNTVPQWKRSHKLRVVVFVEYQEDVEDEKHRLTLLLEALRIQAQIKILVLSDGKYKVYEYITKGTITDARIMESISEALSKDDWWSSVLEARKHRSMTRNLVALNKTVTIPFSRMTKRRLTMSNLQTMGVSMSMKTNNLPGPEISQLEYSDDDDYYSEDDMSLYSNAILPNASTVPDIPNGAGPKGFNESSRNMSSAAALHRMKGPGSESSTAIRNHSKPDGVMLKPKLSKYGSTSSIQSGTITPKKPIKSAAFTASRIPAAHVVEDAEGEEPSIMFVPETETNKPKQLAVRAPTTRLKPPSVNRSHDDSSGKDTTEVSEEDQESNSAQELEFDEDIHFSFNEITTKAQHLILNEIMKKISLNSSVIFSTLPTPEIGCHNSEADSLEYVQSLDVWCDGLPPILLINAQTMTVTTAL, from the coding sequence ATGAGTCCGGAGAGAACGCCATTGTTGCCGTTGACCAAACCAAAACCTCACCAAGAGACAGCAAGcgtttcttccaaagctGAAGATCATAAACTCACCACTTTTGGTGGTGTTTTCATCCCCACAACGTTAAATGTGTTGTCGATCTTGATGTTTCTTCGATTCGGCTTCATACTTGGCCAGATGGGGATTCTGGGTTGTCTGTTGCTGCTAGTAATGAGTTACACAATCGACTTGCTAACAACTGTTTCCATTTCTGCAATTGCAACTAATGGAACTGTAAGAGGTGGTGGTGCTTATTATATGATAAGTCGTTCGTTGGGTGTTGAGTTCGGCGGTGCAATTGGatttatcttcttcatcgGACAAGTTTTGAATAGTTCACTGAATGTTGCTGGTTTCATAGAACCTCTGATGGTAAATTTCAACACTGAATCTGGACTGCTAGGTTCTTTTTTACCTCCTGGAAAATGGTTCGAATTTGCCTATTGCTCGCTCTTCTTGTTAATCTGTACCTGTGTGGCATTGATTGGATCCAGTTCCGTCTCAAAAGCAGGTACGTTTTTATGTTTTGCGTTGTTGATTGCTACCATCTCTGTACCCGTCTCAACATTATTTGTTCAACCTTTTGAGGTGCCATCAATGAACTCCTTTTATTCGGGGCCCTCATTGACGACCGCAAAGGCTAACATGTTTCCTCATTTCACCAAAGGTGCTGCTGGATCTCAGATAAAAGGCAGAGAAACATTTAatgatctttttggaattttttttccagctACTGCAGGGATTTTTGCAGGTGCTTCTATGAgtggagatttgaaaagacCGTCTTATTCTATACCAAGGGGCACATTGTGGGGTCTTGCAATTACGTTTGTTTGCTATGCATCAGTAATCATAGCGATGGGCGTTTCCATTCCAAGAGATTTGCTCCACAAAGATATTCAGGTCATTCAAACAGTAAGCATGTCAAAACCCTTGATTATCCTAGGAGAATTATCCACTTCACTATTTTCCGTCATTGTGGGAATTGTGGGTGCTGCAAAAGTACTACAAGCTATTGCCAGAGACAAAATCTTTCCTGGGATTTCACTATTTGCTAAGGGACATAAGAAAACCGATGATCCTACTATTGGTATTTTATTCACATGGGTCCTGACgcaactttttctttttgctgATATCAATAGGATTGCAACGTTTATTACCATGGCTTTCCTGATGACTTTTATAGTCACCAACATAGcttgtttgttgttgaaaattggtTCTGCACCCAATTTCCGTCCAAGTTTTAAATACTTCAACACTGCAACTGCCTTTTTTGGCGCTGTTGCTTGCTTTTTGGCTATGTTCATTGTTGATGGTCTATCTGCATGtctgattttgatctttttaCTATTTCTGATCCTATTCATACATTATACATCACCTCCGAAGCAATGGGGTGATGTGTCTCAATCTCTAATTTATCATCAAGTGAGAAAATATTTGCTGAGACTGCGACAGGACAATGTCAAGTATTGGAGGCCACAAGTTTTATTGCTGATTGACAACCCTAGGACCTCTTGGAACTTAATTCAATTTTGTAATAGCCTGAAAAAAGGAGGCCTCTACATTTTAGGGCATGTCATTATTACGGAGACTTTCCAAGATAGATACAGAGAATTGAAGCGTCAAAAACTAAAATGGACCCAATTTCGTGATTTTGCATCCTTGAAAgcttttgttcaaatcGGTATAGGTCCTAACTTAGCCTGGGGCGTCAGAAATGTGTTTCTGGGATCTGGACTTGGAGGAATGAAACCGAATATTACAGTATTGGGGTTTTTTGATCTGAGTACTTATGCTCAACAACATCCTGATGCTTTGAGAACTTCGAGTAAAAGTTATGAGCGTAATAACTATGAGTATAATCATCAACTGCCCGATCACATCCAGAGTTTGCCTACTGATTCGTGCAAAGCTGAGCAGAGAGTCAATATAACAGAATGGGTTAGGATAATCGAAGACCTAATCATTTTAGAAAGCAATGTAGCTGTTGCAAAAGGGTTCCCAAGGCTTGAAATACCCGAAAAGAATTCACCCGAGAAGTCATCACAGGAGAAAACCTTCATTGATTTGTATCCCATCCAAATGAGCGCTCAAGTCACGAACAAGCAGACTTCTAAAAGTGCTTTAACTACCAACTTCGATACATATACATTGATCCTACAGCTCGGAGCCATTTTGAACACAGTCCCTCAATGGAAAAGGTCACATAAATTGAGAGTAGTAGTGTTTGTTGAATACCAGGAAGATGtcgaagatgaaaaacATAGACTAACTCTTCTCTTGGAAGCTTTAAGGATACAGGCCCAGATTAAAATTTTGGTACTAAGTGATGGTAAATACAAAGTGTATGAATACATCACCAAAGGTACAATAACGGACGCAAGGATTATGGAATCAATTTCAGAAGCGTTGAGTAAAGATGACTGGTGGAGCTCGGTATTAGAAGCAAGAAAGCACCGGAGCATGACCCGTAACCTTGTGGCCCTCAACAAAACCGTTACTATTCcgttttcaagaatgacCAAGAGACGGTTGACAATGTCAAACCTGCAAACTATGGGTGTCTCAATGAGcatgaaaacaaacaatCTGCCTGGACCAGAAATTTCCCAATTAGAATATTCAGATGACGATGACTACTATAGTGAAGACGATATGTCACTGTATTCTAACGCTATACTGCCAAATGCCTCCACTGTTCCTGATATTCCCAATGGAGCTGGGCCAAAAGGTTTTAACGAGAGCTCTAGAAATATGTCGTCTGCAGCCGCTCTCCATAGGATGAAAGGCCCTGGCTCAGAAAGTTCAACAGCAATTCGTAATCACTCAAAGCCCGACGGAGTCATGTTGAAGCCTAAACTATCTAAGTATGGATCAACATCGTCAATCCAAAGTGGAACAATCACACCCAAAAAACCTATCAAGTCTGCAGCGTTCACTGCCAGTAGGATTCCTGCAGCACATGTGGTGGAAGATGCTGAGGGTGAAGAGCCATCGATTATGTTTGTTCCTGAAACTGAAACAAACAAGCCAAAACAACTAGCAGTGAGAGCCCCTACGACCAGACTCAAACCCCCTAGCGTGAATAGATCCCATGACGATTCTTCAGGAAAGGACACGACTGAAGTCAGCGAGGAAGATCAGGAATCTAACTCAGCACAAGAGTTGgagtttgatgaagatataCACTTCTCGTTCAATGAGATAACCACAAAAGCTCAACATTTGATACTTAATGagataatgaaaaagatttccTTGAATAGTTCTGTCATTTTTTCGACCTTACCTACCCCAGAAATTGGATGTCATAATTCCGAGGCTGATTCATTAGAGTACGTACAAAGTTTGGATGTTTGGTGTGACGGTCTACCTCCCATTTTGTTGATTAATGCCCAGACTATGACTGTCACCACAGCTTTATAA
- a CDS encoding Subunit of holo-CPF, a multiprotein complex and functional homolog of mammalian CPSF has translation METQISSLISAREVAFQKPQLYTDIFHNLLPFIYNQNTTLQTLVIDFLKESFVDEKLDKELQLQLADELLQPLSYLISSKSHLELPRAPSPANFVKIIQLTNHIYPIIFKKCLSSPQMQDLESKWDQLQSLRDNLIQKFGTAYPLLPLNPESDASRSTRSNITLVMFITNVLSILSIAPPKDPRAARARKLKNTPEDLSIVSIPSDHKFLNMTRLEVEGRQILDVLFDALNDSRIINSPLFCVITNRLLTLFKKRPGLVSVKLFDFMIAYESMNKEDPLFESNQLKMRLIRRFNDRILKVMIGYCLNKSFVKDTKLLKRFQNKFTYYQGMFEDQRKRGLLKPDSHEIKREEKRAEFKKKKITGNESLEEQLQNNPSESPLFYYNSSPITPDLSYSSLYSLISPNNKLASFNMSELPQNILIDMIAYSLQNTTTRKLVKGLEIISDRFQNVMKFQQNYTISQDQDIQIANVPDSVKREDDKDLQDDYNPDLVYELPLPNYMTFKDQKKQLLKIISQFMELAQLDYKQPILSDVSNDDSLNGVALSSWKENTWLVFLTRLATRGLCDAQHTNEDGTVENLNDLVRDAIFTYFTADIRGRIDVVIDWLNEEWICEVARNRKEDNEVPDTPVYNAWGSKVLDNIIPFMENSDRKIFLRLLSELPSLNEQMVEKIKSICLDPIRYKFGFVSLQFLIMFRPPLKDIAINLFRRLYQETDLDDLKAECLSYLKKYCPGEYT, from the coding sequence ATGGAGACTCAGATTAGCAGTCTGATTTCTGCTAGAGAGGTTGCATTCCAGAAACCGCAACTGTATACAGACATCTTTCACAACCTTCTTCCGTTCATCTACAATCAAAATACTACTTTACAAACCTTGGTTATTGactttctcaaagaatcttttgtggatgaaaaattggatAAAGAGCTTCAGCTTCAGCTGGCTGATGAACTGCTTCAACCTTTGAGTTACCTAATTTCCTCAAAGTCTCATCTAGAATTGCCAAGGGCCCCTTCACCTGCTAATTTTGTCAAGATTATTCAATTGACCAACCATATATATCCgatcattttcaaaaagtgtCTGTCCAGCCCCCAGATGCAGGACTTGGAGTCCAAATGGGACCAATTACAGAGTTTGAGGGACAAtttgattcaaaaatttggtaCTGCATATCCTTTACTCCCACTGAATCCTGAATCGGACGCCAGTCGCTCAACCAGATCTAACATAACGCTAGTTATGTTCATCACAAATGTGTTGTCAATACTTAGTATTGCTCCACCAAAGGATCCAAGAGCAGCTAGGGCtagaaaattgaagaacaCACCGGAGGATCTATCTATAGTGAGTATCCCAAGTGATCACAAATTTCTTAACATGACTCGTCTGGAGGTTGAAGGAAGACAAATTTTAGACGTCCTCTTTGATGCTTTAAATGATTCCAGGATAATAAACTCCCCGTTATTTTGTGTCATTACAAACCGTCTGTTAacattgttcaagaaaagaccaGGTTTAGTAAGCGtcaaactgtttgatttcATGATAGCCTATGAATCAATGAATAAGGAAGACCCACTCTTTGAGTCGAACCAGTTGAAAATGCGCCTTATTCGAAGGTTCAACGATCGTATTCTGAAAGTAATGATAGGATATTGTCTAAATAAGAGTTTTGTGAAAGATACGAAGTTACTCAAAAGGTTCCAGAACAAATTCACTTACTACCAGGGCATGTTTGAAGATCAACGTAAGAGGGGTCTGTTGAAACCAGATAGTCATGAAATtaagagagaagaaaagaggGCTGAATTtaagaagaaaaaaattaccGGAAAtgaaagtttggaagagCAACTTCAGAACAACCCTTCCGAATCACCCCTTTTTTACTACAATTCAAGCCCAATAACGCCTGATTTGTCTTACTCATCATTATACTCATTAATATCGCCAAACAATAAACTGGCTAGCTTCAATATGAGTGAACTACCACAGAACATTTTGATTGACATGATTGCATATTCTTTACAAAATACAACTACTAGAAAACTAGTAAAAGGACTAGAAATAATCTCTGACAGATTTCAGAATGTAAtgaaatttcaacaaaactaCACCATCTCCCAGGACCAGGATATACAAATTGCGAATGTCCCGGATTCAGTGAAGCGAGAGGATGACAAGGATTTGCAGGATGATTACAACCCAGATCTCGTATATGAACTTCCTTTACCTAATTATATGAcattcaaagatcaaaaaaagCAACTTCTAAAAATTATTAGCCAGTTCATGGAATTGGCGCAGTTGGACTACAAACAGCCAATTCTTTCTGATGTTTCGAATGatgattctttgaatggTGTTGCTTTATCATCGTGGAAGGAAAATACGTGGTTGGTCTTCTTAACGAGATTAGCTACGCGTGGATTATGTGATGCTCAGCACACCAACGAAGATGGAACTGTAGAGAATCTTAATGACTTGGTTAGAGATGCCATCTTCACATATTTTACTGCCGATATTCGTGGCAGAATAGATGTTGTCATTGATTGGCTCAACGAAGAATGGATTTGTGAAGTTGCTAGAAATCGCAAAGAGGACAATGAAGTTCCGGATACACCCGTGTACAATGCTTGGggatccaaagttttggatAACATAATTCCATTCATGGAGAATAGCGATAGAAAAATCTTCCTGCGATTACTCTCTGAGCTCCCATCTCTGAACGAACAGATGGTGGAGAAAATCAAATCCATTTGTTTGGATCCAATTCGTTACAAGTTTGGCTTTGTTTCATTGCAATTTCTTATTATGTTCAGGCCTCCGCTGAAAGACATTGCAATCAATTTGTTTAGAAGGCTTTATCAGGAAACAGATCtagatgatttgaaagctgAGTGTCTTTCctacttgaaaaaatactGTCCAGGTGAATATACTTAG